One window of Populus nigra chromosome 5, ddPopNigr1.1, whole genome shotgun sequence genomic DNA carries:
- the LOC133694465 gene encoding calcium-dependent protein kinase 28-like isoform X1, with protein sequence MGACFSTIKVSGSNSNNNVNHSRKEPTKPQTKTTKATTATRKRQEVVHHHQNNKNVNNEAEKKLKVKEKQSSKAIPCGKRTDFGYDKDFDMRYTIGKLLGHGQFGYTYVAIDKANGDRVAVKKIEKNKMVLPIAVEDVKREVKILRELTGHENVVQFYNALEDDSYVYIVMELCEGGELLDRILSKKDSRYTEKDAAVVVRQMLKVAAECHLHGLVHRDMKPENFLFKSTKGDSPLKATDFGLSDFIKPGRKFQDIVGSAYYVAPEVLKRKSGPESDVWSIGVITYILLCGRRPFWDKTEDGIFKEVLKNKPDFRRKPWPTISTSAKDFVNKLLVKDPRARLTAAQALSHPWVREGGVASEIPIDISVLSNMRQFVKYSRLKQFALRALASTIDEEELADLKDQFDAIDVDKNGAISLEEMRQALAKDLPWKLKESRVLEIVQAIDSNTDGLVDFTEFVAAALHVHQLQEHNSEKWQLRSQAAFEKFDIDRDGYITPEELRMHTGLRGSIDPLLEEADIDKDGKISLSEFRRLLRTASMSSRNVPSPSGHRKSHKI encoded by the exons ATGGGTGCTTGTTTTTCTACCATCAAAGTTAGTGGTTCTAACAGCAACAACAACGTTAATCACAGCAGAAAAGAACCCACCAAGCCACAAACAAAGACAACAAaagcaacaacagcaacaagGAAAAGGCAAGAAGTTGTGCATCATCATCAGAATAATAAGAACGTAAACAATGAGGCAGAAAAGAAGCTAAAGGTCAAAGAGAAGCAAAGTAGCAAGGCGATCCCTTGTGGGAAAAGAACAGATTTTGGTTATGATAAAGATTTTGACATGAGATATACAATTGGCAAATTGCTGGGTCATGGTCAATTTGGTTATACATATGTTGCTATTGATAAGGCTAATGGAGATCGAGTTGCTGTcaagaaaattgagaaaaacaag ATGGTTCTTCCTATTGCGGTAGAGGATGTTAAACGGGAGGTCAAGATATTGCGAGAACTCACAGGCCACGAGAACGTAGTTCAGTTTTATAATGCATTAGAGGATGATTCTTATGTATATATTGTTATGGA GTTATGTGAAGGTGGAGAATTGCTAGATCGGATATTGTCAAA GAAGGACAGTCGTTACACTGAGAAAGATGCAGCAGTAGTTGTGCGACAGATGCTCAAAGTTGCAGCTGAATGTCATTTACATGGCTTGGTGCACCGCGACATGAAGCCTGAG aattttcttttcaagtcaACCAAGGGGGACTCACCTCTGAAAGCGACAGATTTTGGTTTGTCTGACTTCATAAAACCAG GCAGGAAGTTTCAAGATATTGTTGGCAGTGCCTACTACGTTGCACCTGAAGTATTAAAACGCAAGTCTGGACCTGAATCAGATGTCTGGAGTATTGGTGTGATCACATACATTTTGCTATGTGGGAGGCGTCCATTTTGGGATAAGACTGAGGATGGTATATTTAAGGAG GTTTTAAAGAACAAGCCTGATTTTCGCCGTAAACCATGGCCTACCATTAGCACTAGTGCAAAAGATTTCGTGAATAAGTTACTGGTGAAGGATCCTCGGGCAAGACTTACTGCTGCTCAAGCTCTAT CACACCCATGGGTCAGAGAAGGAGGAGTTGCATCTGAGATTCCTATTGACATATCTGTCCTGAGTAACATGCGACAATTTGTGAAGTACAGTCGTTTGAAGCAGTTTGCTCTAAGG GCATTGGCAAGCACGATTGATGAAGAGGAACTAGCTGATCTTAAGGATCAATTTGATGCCATTGATGTGGATAAAAATGGTGCTATTAGTCTTGAAGAAATGAGACAG GCCCTTGCTAAAGATCTTCCTTGGAAATTGAAAGAATCACGTGTCTTGGAAATTGTTCAAGCG ATTGACAGTAACACAGATGGACTAGTGGATTTCACCGAGTTTGTTGCAGCTGCTCTGCATGTCCATCAGTTGCAGGAACACAACTCTGAGAAGTGGCAGCTGCGGTCACAGGCGGCTTTTGAGAAATTTGATATTGACAGAGACGGATATATAACTCCTGAAGAACTTAGAATG CATACGGGCTTGAGAGGTTCTATTGACCCACTTCTTGAGGAGGCTGACATTGACAAGGATGGTAAAATAAGCCTTTCAGAATTCCGTAGACTTCTAAGAACTGCTAGCATGAGCTCGCGAAATGTGCCAAGCCCATCTGGCCATCGTAAATCTCATAAAATATAG
- the LOC133694465 gene encoding calcium-dependent protein kinase 28-like isoform X2 has protein sequence MVLPIAVEDVKREVKILRELTGHENVVQFYNALEDDSYVYIVMELCEGGELLDRILSKKDSRYTEKDAAVVVRQMLKVAAECHLHGLVHRDMKPENFLFKSTKGDSPLKATDFGLSDFIKPGRKFQDIVGSAYYVAPEVLKRKSGPESDVWSIGVITYILLCGRRPFWDKTEDGIFKEVLKNKPDFRRKPWPTISTSAKDFVNKLLVKDPRARLTAAQALSHPWVREGGVASEIPIDISVLSNMRQFVKYSRLKQFALRALASTIDEEELADLKDQFDAIDVDKNGAISLEEMRQALAKDLPWKLKESRVLEIVQAIDSNTDGLVDFTEFVAAALHVHQLQEHNSEKWQLRSQAAFEKFDIDRDGYITPEELRMHTGLRGSIDPLLEEADIDKDGKISLSEFRRLLRTASMSSRNVPSPSGHRKSHKI, from the exons ATGGTTCTTCCTATTGCGGTAGAGGATGTTAAACGGGAGGTCAAGATATTGCGAGAACTCACAGGCCACGAGAACGTAGTTCAGTTTTATAATGCATTAGAGGATGATTCTTATGTATATATTGTTATGGA GTTATGTGAAGGTGGAGAATTGCTAGATCGGATATTGTCAAA GAAGGACAGTCGTTACACTGAGAAAGATGCAGCAGTAGTTGTGCGACAGATGCTCAAAGTTGCAGCTGAATGTCATTTACATGGCTTGGTGCACCGCGACATGAAGCCTGAG aattttcttttcaagtcaACCAAGGGGGACTCACCTCTGAAAGCGACAGATTTTGGTTTGTCTGACTTCATAAAACCAG GCAGGAAGTTTCAAGATATTGTTGGCAGTGCCTACTACGTTGCACCTGAAGTATTAAAACGCAAGTCTGGACCTGAATCAGATGTCTGGAGTATTGGTGTGATCACATACATTTTGCTATGTGGGAGGCGTCCATTTTGGGATAAGACTGAGGATGGTATATTTAAGGAG GTTTTAAAGAACAAGCCTGATTTTCGCCGTAAACCATGGCCTACCATTAGCACTAGTGCAAAAGATTTCGTGAATAAGTTACTGGTGAAGGATCCTCGGGCAAGACTTACTGCTGCTCAAGCTCTAT CACACCCATGGGTCAGAGAAGGAGGAGTTGCATCTGAGATTCCTATTGACATATCTGTCCTGAGTAACATGCGACAATTTGTGAAGTACAGTCGTTTGAAGCAGTTTGCTCTAAGG GCATTGGCAAGCACGATTGATGAAGAGGAACTAGCTGATCTTAAGGATCAATTTGATGCCATTGATGTGGATAAAAATGGTGCTATTAGTCTTGAAGAAATGAGACAG GCCCTTGCTAAAGATCTTCCTTGGAAATTGAAAGAATCACGTGTCTTGGAAATTGTTCAAGCG ATTGACAGTAACACAGATGGACTAGTGGATTTCACCGAGTTTGTTGCAGCTGCTCTGCATGTCCATCAGTTGCAGGAACACAACTCTGAGAAGTGGCAGCTGCGGTCACAGGCGGCTTTTGAGAAATTTGATATTGACAGAGACGGATATATAACTCCTGAAGAACTTAGAATG CATACGGGCTTGAGAGGTTCTATTGACCCACTTCTTGAGGAGGCTGACATTGACAAGGATGGTAAAATAAGCCTTTCAGAATTCCGTAGACTTCTAAGAACTGCTAGCATGAGCTCGCGAAATGTGCCAAGCCCATCTGGCCATCGTAAATCTCATAAAATATAG
- the LOC133694466 gene encoding transcription factor bHLH121-like, with translation MDQWNTRNDYAQSFVAATTNMVPSNSLHSFPPRSSTRLQNSALEPRQRQEVEVKNPIAVAKKVQKADREKLRRDNLNEQFLELGTTLDPDRPKNDKATILTDTIQVLKDLTAEVNRLKAECATLSEETHELMQEKNELMEEKASLKADTENLNAQYHQRTRAMFPWAAVDPSVVIPPYSYPVPVPVPPGPISMHPSLQPFVFFGNQNPGAIASPCSTFIPYPTANHPNDQPAAQYASGSQFSSKQDSRTKSTDHQGGRNKERCNDSSDVATDLELKMPGSSAQQDISSGEKKGKQCQRKERIITNVSSSCSSSSGMLL, from the exons ATGGATCAATGGAACACAAGAAATGACTACGCTCAATCTTTCGTTGCTGCAACAACCAATATGGTTCCTTCAAATTCACTTCATTCATTCCCACCTCGCTCTTCTACTCGTCTTCAGAACTCAGCTCTTGAACCcag GCAGAGGCAAGAAGTGGAAGTGAAAAATCCAATTGCTGTTgcaaaaaaagttcaaaaggcAGACCGTGAAAAATTGAGGAGGGATAATCTTAATGAGCAGTTTCTTGAATTGGGTACCACACTAG ACCCAGATAGGCCAAAGAATGACAAGGCAACCATTTTGACAGACACAATTCAAGTGCTGAAGGATCTAACAGCTGAAGTGAACAGGTTAAAGGCTGAGTGTGCGACACTCTCAGAAGAAACCCATGAG CTAATGCAGGAAAAAAATGAGCTCATGGAAGAGAAGGCATCTTTGAAGGCTGATACTGAAAATTTAAATGCCCAGTATCATCAAAGGACAAGGGCTATGTTCCCATGGGCTGCTGTTGATCCTTCTGTTGTAATTCCTCCTTATTCTTATCCGGTTCCTGTACCTGTCCCTCCAGGCCCAATTTCCATGCACCCGTCATTGCAGCCATTTGTCTTCTTTGGAAACCAGAATCCCGGTGCCATTGCTAGTCCTTGTTCAACATTTATTCCATACCCAACTGCAAATCACCCAAATGATCAGCCAGCTGCTCAGTATGCTTCTGGTTCCCAATTTTCAAGTAAACAGGATTCCAGAACCAAGTCAACAGATCACCAGGGGGGCAGAAATAAAGAAAGATGCAACGATTCTTCTGATGTTGCAACTGACCTTGAACTTAAAATGCCTGGATCATCAGCACAACAG GATATATCATCTGGAGAAAAGAAAGGCAAGCAATgtcaaagaaaggaaagaattaTCACAAATGTTAGCTCCTCGTGCTCGTCATCTTCAGGGATGCTCCTCTAA